The Vespula vulgaris chromosome 3, iyVesVulg1.1, whole genome shotgun sequence DNA window ACGCTTGGTTCATGTCGACATTGGGATTCGCTAGTATCGGTAACTTAACCGTGATGGCTGTCGAAAGATGGCTGTTGATCACACGACCGATGAAAGCATTGTCGATTCGGTAAGCCAAACAAacagttatatttttaatacatttaaaataaatttttacaacaTCGCGAGGTCTTATTCCTCGTGAGATTTTTTATGCGTGTATCGTCTACATTCATTTTTAcactttatatcattttcatactttcgatataaaaaaaaaaaagaagaaatatttcattgaaggAACGAACGCGAATACTTCGTGTAATTAGATATCTTTGTGACAGAAAGAGGATCTGTCCTCAAAGTCgggacatttttttctataaaataaaagagataacgaAAGACTTATACAGAAGGAGATCAACGGTGAATCGGtctcattgaaaaattttcatagaaCGTAATTAATTATGGATTAAGAAAGCGGAGGTTCGTTAATATCAAAGGGAAGAACTTTTATTCCCTTTTGGTTAAACGAAAATTAGAATTGATATTTGTATCTCGCACTAATGAAATTTGTAATGGTATGGATGATTACTAGATACGATCATCGAGCTCCACCATAATTTGactttataatttcatttattaccaAGTCGTCCGTTATATCAATCGAGTAACTTTCGTAACTTATAGATCGTCTCTAGGTTGTATCAAGTTATATTCGAAGAGTCAATGAAAGGAAATTTTAATTGGCCGCTATccgagtaaaatattttattcggtCCACGCTTCAGCTTTcggcaaagaaaaagaatcagaTCGGAGGCTggatcaaaagagaaaaaagaaaaaaatatttgcataaCGTTGCAACTTGTACAACGTACCTATCGTACAAATcaaattcgtaataaaataatcgaagaaagCGCGAATCGCGCGATAACATTTTCCTAAGTTTTACCTTTATTTAgatttgtctctttctatatctgttatataagaaaaataaaggcaCTCGATTATCCACGCTTAAAGTACTTACTGCTTACGTTATTTTTCTCATGAAAAAAACGCGATCGTGtaacaaagtaaataagaGCAAATTATCCTCGCCAAgacgaattctttttctttctcattcgagTCGCTTTCCTATAGAGTCATTTGATGCTCTTTGCTATCTTAACGAGTTTTGTATTTGGATTCTATATAGTAGTAAGAATTTCAACCACCCTGAAATAATCCCAACGCTCTTGTGGTAAGATAGAGCAAGAACATTACGTGACTGGGCAAGTAAATGAGCGATCGTTAGTAGAAGGATGAAAATCGCAGCGGTAACGCGATACTATTTTAACGAAAAGTGTATTAACGATAAATGCATTTTGAACGGTGTGCATAGTAAAACAGTCGATTAattgaaattcgatcgattgcTATACAGACACGCCATGTTTCTCGCATTTGCGGTGTGGATGTACGCACTGTCCTTGTCGTTACCACCACTTTTCGGTTGGGGTAGTTACGGTCCAGAGGCCGGAAATGTATCCTGTAGCGTGTCCTGGGAGATTCACGATTCAGCAACTAATAGCGACAGTTACATAGGATTTCTATTCGCTCTCGGACTCGTTCTGCCTGTCATCATTATAGTCACAAGCTATTTTGCAATTGTGACAACTACCATAAGAGTCAAGAAAAAAGCCGGTAAGAAAGATATACGAGAAACAAGAGATTCGTCGtcctttctatttcgtttttttcgtaCGGTTCAGGTGCCAGAGGAAGACGCGAGGCAAAAGTAACGAGAATGGTAGCACTGATGATAAGCGCTTTTCTCATCGCTTGGTCACCCTACGCTGCTCTTGCTCTTGCTGCTCAATATTTTAACGTAAGttcaacgaataaaaagatcaaTGAGAAggcgaagaaaatgaaaaaaaaaagaatgtatcgATGTTTTCAAAGCAGaaagattctttctttttatttatttatttatttatttattttttttttcaggcgAAACCGTCACCCTCGGTAGCCGTATTACCAGCTCTCCTGGCTAAATCCTCCATTTGTTACAATCCTATCATTTACGCTGGATTAAACGCTCAGTTCCCGCGGTCTTTGAAAAAGATTCTTGGTATTCGTGATATCCAAACTGGCACGAACGGCAGTCAACAGACTGCTTTGACTACGATCAACAAACAGGAGCAGAAGCACTGAAAACAACCAATCGGAAACCTGGGTTCTCTTGGGTTTCGACTACATATCGCGCGTGAATGCTGCAACTTGGATaagatttatcttattttatcgaaacttcgtatgtatgtatatattatatgtttccGTATATGTTACCtctgtatgtatctatatatacgtatttggaataacatttttatcgtttgcTCCTCTTTTCGTTCCGTAGatgtctttcttcctttctttcttactatctcgttctctcatattttttaatacatcttCCTTCGCGTTTGATTTTTTCTCACTGTCCGTACGAGttttacgatgaaaaattACGAACCTTTGCGGACACgtggttaaagaaaaaagaaaattttcagaCGATTATGGATGTTATAAACGTGGGCGAGCACGTTTATCTTCAAAATGAGCACACACAACAAATACCATAGTTAATTATTTCTCACTGCTATGGTTGCCAAGAGGAAGGACACGATTCGTTCTAAATATCAACTCATAAATATGAGAAACACGTAAAAAGGATCAACCGCGAAGAAGCGTTCATTCGTAGGCTCTCGAGAGAAGCGTGAgatgttttaataatacaaacgTTCGCAAACATCGTCGGTGTGGTCTTAGAAACGATTGAAAACtttaacgaaattttatttcgtgcATCGTCGACATTCGTCTCGTTGtacgaatattattatcgtttggAGTCGTTTGAAATTTCTCGACTCGatcttttgtttcgtttttctttcctcctttgcGAGAAAATTCCATTAGAATTTTCAGTTATGAGTAATGACGTAGATTTATGTTTAAGGAGAAATGAAACGttcgaagggaaaagaatTCTCGGCGATATTGAATCGTTGTCGCTCGAATCGTTCAGCGATTTTGAAAACGTGTAACGTCTAGAAAATCGATCGTATCAATTACACCattttacgatctttttaACATTTGCTATTTGAAGTTAACAGTTGCGCagtagagagaagagaatcaCGAAATCAATTTCACCGTCGTgctattttcatttcattgcGATAATTCCCCGCTATTTCCTCTTCCCCTTCCCTCTTCGAGCATCCCAAGCAAGTGCAACCGTACGAAATCGACGATCGCAAGTCGAAACACGCGCCAACGGAGGAGAGTGAAATCATGAAAACATTTAACGATCGCCGACGTCGTTACGTCCCTTCTCGTTTTCAGATCTTTAAAggaaatttcgaaaaagtCCTATCgcgatttatttcgaaagaattatttcgaatgattCGAGGAAAGAACGGTCCAAGTTTCAAATTAGAATGAACGCTTGTTCCTCTTGTCACTTCTTCCGATCGACGCGAACGAATATCGACGAGTTTCTCTGTACGATTGGCACAACCGATCCGAGTCGTGAtcgtaattttttactttataaaacgacgacgacgactaacTCGAGCCACGTGCGCTTCAAAACGTCGTCGTTCGCTATATCGAAACGATGCAAAATTACGAGCATCGTTTTCATTCCGTTTAAAGGTGTATAAAAGCGAGGAATGAAAGAACGAGAGGAGTAAATGGCTCGAGGCTAGCCGCTTTCTCGTGACTCGTCGAAACTCCAAGTGTTAAGAAGATGAAGGAACCCGAAAACGGATATCACCTAAATACCGATTGCCGTTCGCGATCTTCAA harbors:
- the LOC127062736 gene encoding rhodopsin-like, with amino-acid sequence MSSYHHEADHINVTVNEEISAVIYVGASVALGVIGFLGFTLNLIVAFIIVKDAQSLWTPVNVILFNMVVGDFMVAALGNPLAMISAITGGWYWGYNMCLWYAWFMSTLGFASIGNLTVMAVERWLLITRPMKALSIRHAMFLAFAVWMYALSLSLPPLFGWGSYGPEAGNVSCSVSWEIHDSATNSDSYIGFLFALGLVLPVIIIVTSYFAIVTTTIRVKKKAGARGRREAKVTRMVALMISAFLIAWSPYAALALAAQYFNAKPSPSVAVLPALLAKSSICYNPIIYAGLNAQFPRSLKKILGIRDIQTGTNGSQQTALTTINKQEQKH